A region of Nostoc sp. 'Peltigera membranacea cyanobiont' N6 DNA encodes the following proteins:
- a CDS encoding amidohydrolase family protein, with protein MTIALDRPQKTKSAQIREKLGYPIIDTDVHTQEFPPAFLDYLEQVAGTAIAERFQEHLPGASRSKWFKQSWDERRTYRTARPPFWTRPTNDALNLATVSLPKLLHERLQEAGTDFAVVYPNLATMAPHIGNEEMRRAVCRAANTYHADIFRPYSDRLTPIAAIPMHTPEEAIAELEYAVKVLGLKAIQIPGHIRRPIPAFEKYGEEVANEAIWIDTFGLDSKYDYDPFWAKCVELKVVPTTHSSGMGWINRRSISNYQYNHIGHFASAGEALCKSLFFGGVTHRFPTLKFAFLEGGSAWGASLYTDLIWHWDTRNKDHLVENNNPANIDREELLELYTRYGGELVHGRLDRLGSGLGFHAELLSPLEPGDLDEFAVAGVTKPEDIRDRFLNHFYFGTESDDTRVAQAFNRKANPYGDRVKAFLGSDSGHWDVPDITAIAANTYSMVERKIITEEDLQYFLSIHPLELYTSLNRDFFKGTAVEKTADEFLASKV; from the coding sequence ATGACTATTGCACTAGACCGTCCACAGAAAACCAAGTCTGCTCAAATTCGGGAAAAACTTGGTTATCCGATTATCGACACCGATGTACATACCCAAGAATTTCCCCCAGCATTCTTGGACTATTTAGAGCAAGTTGCTGGAACTGCGATCGCAGAGCGTTTTCAAGAACACTTACCCGGTGCATCTCGCTCTAAATGGTTCAAGCAATCTTGGGATGAACGCCGCACTTACCGCACCGCCCGCCCTCCTTTCTGGACTCGTCCTACTAACGATGCTTTAAATTTAGCTACCGTTAGTTTGCCAAAGTTGCTGCACGAACGCTTACAAGAAGCTGGTACAGACTTTGCTGTTGTGTACCCTAACTTGGCAACAATGGCACCACATATCGGTAATGAAGAAATGCGGCGGGCTGTTTGTCGGGCAGCTAACACCTACCACGCTGATATTTTCCGTCCTTATAGCGATCGCTTAACACCCATTGCGGCTATTCCCATGCATACGCCCGAAGAGGCGATCGCAGAATTGGAATATGCTGTGAAAGTGCTGGGACTCAAAGCAATTCAAATCCCCGGCCATATCCGCCGCCCGATTCCCGCTTTTGAGAAGTATGGCGAAGAAGTAGCCAACGAAGCTATCTGGATTGATACTTTTGGCTTGGATAGCAAGTATGATTACGATCCCTTCTGGGCAAAGTGCGTAGAACTGAAAGTTGTCCCCACCACCCACTCCTCCGGTATGGGTTGGATAAATCGGCGTTCCATTAGCAATTACCAATACAACCATATTGGTCATTTTGCATCGGCTGGGGAAGCACTATGTAAATCTCTGTTTTTTGGTGGTGTAACTCACCGCTTCCCCACACTCAAGTTTGCCTTCTTGGAAGGAGGTTCAGCTTGGGGTGCTAGTTTGTACACCGATTTGATTTGGCATTGGGATACGCGCAATAAAGATCATTTGGTGGAAAATAACAATCCCGCCAATATCGATCGCGAAGAATTGCTAGAACTCTATACACGTTATGGTGGGGAATTAGTACACGGTCGTTTGGATCGGCTAGGTAGTGGTTTAGGTTTCCACGCTGAGTTATTATCTCCCCTAGAACCAGGTGATTTAGATGAATTCGCCGTTGCAGGAGTAACGAAGCCAGAGGATATCCGCGATCGCTTCTTGAATCACTTCTACTTCGGGACAGAATCCGATGATACCCGTGTAGCTCAAGCTTTTAACCGGAAAGCTAATCCTTATGGCGATCGCGTTAAAGCCTTCTTAGGTTCCGATTCAGGTCATTGGGACGTACCTGATATTACTGCGATCGCAGCTAATACCTATTCAATGGTAGAACGCAAGATTATCACCGAGGAAGATTTGCAATATTTCCTGTCAATTCATCCCTTGGAGTTATACACCAGCCTCAATCGTGACTTCTTCAAAGGTACGGCTGTCGAGAAAACCGCAGATGAATTTTTGGCTAGCAAGGTTTAA
- a CDS encoding ABC transporter substrate-binding protein, which produces MLSFKVETDSISKNKLTSRLSTSVACVLLLLTTACSQGATKSAQSLEAINVNNAVVSNNISTLRIGYVGSSEPTGALGWAKKKGILERELQKAGFKNITFARFPNGPDLNEALVAGQLDVGSLGDTPAIVLKARGQETRLLRISQFNTTAWLVAKKNGPRSLAELKGQKIATQKGSYMHRYLLGLLAEAKIAKDVKVVHLMTTEAKAALERGDVAAYATSSDLGPFLKSQGFPVIDSSANHKGLSGTSLVVATESFLAKQPDFPQKFNGILTEAVKDLKANSEEYYQYHAQITKYPLDIIKVSFPLKQVSEEPLPAEGVKLLEGTKKFLVSQGLAKSDFKLTDWVVNKQQR; this is translated from the coding sequence ATGCTGTCGTTCAAAGTAGAAACAGATTCTATCAGTAAAAATAAATTGACATCAAGATTATCAACTTCAGTGGCTTGTGTCTTACTGCTATTAACTACAGCATGTAGCCAAGGCGCAACTAAATCTGCTCAATCTCTTGAGGCTATTAATGTCAATAATGCTGTTGTATCTAACAACATTTCTACCCTACGAATAGGTTATGTAGGTAGTTCAGAACCCACAGGGGCACTCGGTTGGGCAAAGAAAAAGGGAATATTAGAACGGGAGTTGCAAAAAGCGGGATTTAAAAACATTACTTTTGCAAGATTTCCTAACGGGCCGGATCTAAATGAGGCGCTTGTCGCTGGACAATTAGATGTTGGTTCTTTAGGGGATACACCAGCCATAGTTTTGAAAGCAAGGGGTCAGGAAACCCGGTTGTTAAGGATTAGCCAATTCAATACAACCGCCTGGTTGGTAGCGAAAAAGAATGGCCCGCGATCGCTCGCTGAACTTAAGGGTCAAAAAATAGCTACCCAAAAAGGCTCTTATATGCATCGATACCTACTGGGACTATTAGCTGAAGCTAAAATTGCCAAGGATGTAAAAGTTGTTCACTTGATGACTACTGAGGCAAAAGCAGCTTTAGAACGTGGTGATGTCGCAGCTTATGCAACCTCAAGCGATCTAGGCCCTTTTCTGAAATCGCAAGGGTTTCCAGTAATTGATTCTTCGGCGAATCATAAAGGTTTGTCAGGGACATCATTAGTTGTCGCAACCGAAAGCTTTCTGGCGAAACAGCCTGATTTCCCGCAGAAGTTTAATGGAATCCTGACAGAAGCAGTCAAGGATTTAAAAGCTAATTCTGAAGAATATTATCAGTACCACGCCCAAATTACTAAATATCCCCTCGATATCATCAAAGTATCCTTCCCCCTGAAACAGGTATCAGAAGAACCATTACCAGCCGAGGGAGTGAAACTTTTAGAGGGAACAAAGAAATTTTTAGTCTCGCAGGGTTTAGCAAAGTCAGACTTTAAATTAACAGATTGGGTTGTGAACAAACAACAGCGTTAA
- a CDS encoding 4Fe-4S dicluster domain-containing protein has protein sequence MIELVSESRCIKCNICVNICPTNVFDRVPDAPPTIARQSDCQTCYMCELYCPVDALYVAPESDVTTSVNEAELAEVGLLGSYRENIGWGHKRTSTAKADETFQILKQMK, from the coding sequence GTGATTGAGTTGGTCAGCGAATCGCGGTGCATAAAATGTAATATCTGCGTGAATATTTGTCCAACCAATGTGTTTGACAGAGTACCTGATGCGCCGCCAACCATTGCCCGACAGAGTGACTGCCAAACCTGTTATATGTGCGAATTGTATTGTCCAGTTGATGCGCTTTATGTAGCACCAGAAAGTGATGTGACGACTTCAGTCAATGAGGCGGAATTGGCAGAAGTTGGTCTACTGGGTAGTTATCGGGAAAACATCGGTTGGGGACATAAACGTACTTCAACAGCAAAAGCCGATGAAACATTCCAAATTCTCAAGCAGATGAAATAG
- a CDS encoding amidohydrolase family protein, which translates to MTIALDRPQKTRSAQIREKLGYPIIDTDVHTQEFEPAVLDYLEQVGGTEIVERFKENLPGASRFKWYKQSWEERFAYRTNRPNWWGRPTKNTLNLATISLPKLLHERLQEAGTDFAVVYPNLATMAPNIGNEEMRRAVCRAVNTYHADIFRPYSDRLTPIAAIPLHTPEEGIEELEYAVNVLGLKAIQIPGYVRRPIPAFEKYGKEVANEVVWIDNFGLDSEYDYDPFWAKCVELKVVPTTHASSQGWTTQRSVTNAQYNHINHFAFAAEALCKSLFFGGVTRRFPQLKFAFLEGGSAWGASLYADIIWHWETRNKQHLLSNNNPAIIDKEALVELYTRYAGELVDGRLDKIGDGLGFHHQLLAPENPGELDEFELAGIEKPEDVRDRFLNHFYFGTESDDTRVSQAFNRAANPFGDRVKAFLGSDSGHWDVPDITAVTANAYSMAEREIITEEDLRYFLSIHPLELYTSLNQDFFKGTGVEKAANEHLSGK; encoded by the coding sequence ATGACGATCGCTTTAGACCGCCCACAAAAAACCAGGTCTGCTCAAATTCGCGAAAAACTTGGTTATCCAATCATTGATACTGATGTACATACCCAAGAATTTGAACCAGCAGTCTTAGATTATTTAGAGCAAGTTGGTGGAACTGAAATTGTTGAACGTTTCAAAGAAAATTTACCAGGAGCTTCCCGCTTTAAGTGGTACAAGCAAAGTTGGGAAGAACGTTTTGCTTATCGCACCAATCGCCCTAACTGGTGGGGTCGTCCGACAAAAAATACTTTGAATTTGGCTACCATTAGTTTGCCCAAGTTGTTGCACGAACGCTTGCAAGAAGCAGGTACAGATTTTGCCGTTGTCTACCCCAACTTGGCAACAATGGCCCCAAATATCGGCAACGAAGAAATGCGGCGGGCTGTTTGTCGGGCGGTTAACACTTACCATGCTGATATTTTCCGTCCTTATAGCGATCGCTTAACACCCATTGCCGCTATCCCACTCCACACTCCCGAAGAAGGGATTGAAGAGTTGGAATATGCAGTGAATGTTCTCGGACTCAAAGCAATTCAAATCCCCGGTTACGTTCGTCGGCCAATTCCTGCCTTTGAGAAATACGGCAAAGAAGTCGCTAACGAAGTGGTTTGGATTGATAACTTTGGCTTAGATAGCGAGTATGATTACGATCCATTCTGGGCTAAGTGCGTAGAACTGAAAGTTGTACCCACAACTCACGCTTCTAGCCAAGGTTGGACAACTCAGCGTTCTGTCACCAACGCCCAGTACAATCACATTAATCACTTTGCCTTTGCAGCAGAAGCATTATGCAAATCGCTGTTCTTTGGTGGAGTTACCCGCCGTTTCCCGCAATTAAAGTTTGCCTTTTTAGAAGGTGGTTCAGCTTGGGGTGCTAGTCTATACGCTGATATTATTTGGCATTGGGAAACCCGCAACAAACAACATTTGTTATCAAATAACAATCCTGCTATTATCGACAAGGAAGCATTAGTAGAGTTATATACTCGCTACGCTGGCGAACTGGTAGATGGACGCTTAGATAAAATTGGTGACGGTTTAGGATTCCACCATCAACTATTAGCTCCAGAAAATCCAGGCGAACTCGACGAATTTGAACTAGCAGGAATTGAGAAACCAGAAGATGTGCGCGATCGCTTCTTGAACCATTTCTACTTTGGTACAGAATCAGACGATACCCGTGTCAGCCAAGCATTTAATCGTGCAGCTAATCCCTTTGGCGACAGAGTTAAAGCCTTCTTAGGTTCAGATTCCGGTCACTGGGACGTACCTGATATCACCGCCGTTACAGCCAACGCCTACTCAATGGCAGAACGCGAAATCATAACCGAAGAAGACCTCCGTTACTTCCTCTCAATCCACCCCTTGGAGTTGTACACCAGTCTCAATCAAGACTTCTTCAAAGGTACAGGTGTTGAGAAAGCTGCAAACGAACATCTTTCTGGGAAATAG